Below is a genomic region from Pirellulales bacterium.
GCAGTTTATCCCAGACCCATTCGCGGAGCTTCACCGTCGGGTCGGCGTCTTCTTGAGTCTCTTTCCAAGCAGCGAGTGTGGCATCGAGCTTCTTGCCGGCCGCCGTACCTTCCGCGGGCCGGCCGGTCTGCCGCGCCCGCCAGACATCCACCGCTTCGGAAAGTGGCTCGGCTTGCCCCAGATCGACCGATGCCGTCGGCCGGGCGTGCTGCACAACAAATGCCATAAACCGTTGCGGCTTGACGGCACCGGGCTTCGTCGGATAATCATCGCTCGGCGCATAATCCGTGTATTGCATGAGATCCACCAGCGCGACGCCCTCAGGCAGCGCTTGTCGCAGCTCCGCGGCCGTCCGCCGCCGATGCCGCAATTGCTCGGCAAACGCCGCGCTGGCCCCCGCCAGCTTCTGCTGTAATTCTTCAACCTTCTGGCTCAGGTCATCGACCCGCTTGCGATGCGACTCGCGATTTTCGTCGGTCGGGACGAAGCTCACCGCCGCCCCAAGCTGCCGCGTTGTGTCTTGTTGTTCGACGTAAAGTTTCAGTGTTTCCGGCTGGTCCTTCACGTCGCTGCGCATGGCCCGCAGGAACCCCTGCCGATCAGTGACCGCCCCTTTCCAGGCGAGTACCTGATCGTAGGCATCTTCGGCCGGGGCATTGGCCGCGCGGTAGGCGGAGAGAAAGACGTCGAGATACAAGCGGCTCACCCGAGCCATTGCCAATTGCTGGCGTTCCGATTGGATAGTCGCCGTCTGCTCAAGATTGTCGCGGGCAATTTGTGCGGCATCGCGGGAGACGCGCAGCGCTTCTCCGGCCAAGTGCATTTTCAGTTCGCAAAGAGACAGATCAACCAAGCTCAGCGCGTAATCCGGGTGCTTTTCGCCGAGGACCTCGCGCCGGATCGCCAGGGCCTGCTCGTGATATTTGCGCGCCGCCGGATAATCCCCCATGTAGCGGGCCACAGTACCCAGATTGTCGAGCGACATGGCGGTGGAGGCGTGCTTTTCGCCCAGGACCTCGCGATAGATTGCCAGAGCCTCCTCGTAATACTTGCGTGCGGCCGGGTAGTCCCCCGTGTCGCAGGCAACAAAGCCGAGATCGTTGAGCGAGTCGGCGGTGTCGGCGTGCTTTTCGCCCAGAACCTCGCGCCGGATTGCCAGAGCCTGCTCAAGATACGTGCGCGCCGCCGGGTAGTCACCCATGTCGTGCGCCACATTTCCCAGATTGTCGAGCGACTTGGCGGTGGAGGCGTGCTTTTCGCCGAGCATCTCGCGGCGGATCGCCAGGGCCTGCTCATGGTACTTGCGCGCCGCCGCGTAGTCCCCCATTCCATCGGCTACAACGCCCAGATTGTTGAGCGACATGGCGGTGGAGGCGTGCTTTTCGCCGAGGACCTCGCGCTTGATCGCCAGGGCCTGCTCGTGATACTTGCGCGCCGCCGCGTAGTCCCCCATTCGATACGCTACAACGCCCAGATTATTGAGGGAAGTGGCAGTGTCGGCGTGTTTTTCGCCGAGGACCTCGCAACGGATCGCCAGGGCCTGCTCGTGATATTTTCGCGCCGCTGCGTTGTCGCCAAGGTCTGCGAGCCGATTGCCGAGGATCGTGAACTCGTTGGCGGCCGTAGTCGACCGCGCGCCGTACAGCTCTGCCGCGCCATCCGCCAGCTCGCGAGCCACCGGAAGGGATTCCTTCCATTGATGCCGGGCGTCAAGCTCGTTGTATCGCTTCTCCAACTCCACCAACCGGTCACGTTTCCGGTTGAAATCGTCAACCGCTTGTTGGCGATGTTCCGCTGGGAGCGCGGCAATCCGCCGCTTCACCTCGGCCAAATCATCGACGACCCGATGGCACTCATTCTTGTCGATCCGGCCTTGCTTCGGCGGATTGGCGCCCGGCAGATCGACCAGATAGGCGCTGCCGTTGAAATCGTGCGCCGTGAGCTTGTCGCCGCGCTTCACTGTGCCGATCGCCGTGGAACCGGCCTTCACGGTCGCCGTGAGGATATTCACCTCGACCTGAAACGGCTCCTCGGCCAAGCTCACGCGCCCGCAGAGTGCAACGGTCAGGACCACGTCCACGGCAAGGCAAACCGGCCTCATTCGCAACCGCAGGCTTGCGGAACTCATCGCATCCCCCGTCAATATCGCCATTGTGCTTCGTCGAGACTCGCTCGTAAAAGCCTCCGCCATTTTACCCCCTCTAACGCCGGTAACAATTGAATTCGCGAACAGATGGTGCATAAATGCTGTTTGCAGGCGGCACGGAGAGGAAACAGCGAGAGGGGCAATGAAGTTGGGGACCTGACTCGTTTCGTGACCGCGTCGAATTTGGCTTCGATCGAAATGCCGGGCCGCCACGACGCCCCGGCACGATCGCCCCTGCGATAGAGCCACGTCCCTGCGAAATCGAAGACGAACGCAAATGCATTGGCCTCATGCCCCCACTCCATTCAGCGCGTCGCCCAGCGTGATCGCCCCCGCCTTGATGCTCTTGAGCAGGTCGATCATGCCGCCGGCATTGAAGCTCGACAGATCGGCGAGCGGCTTGCCGAACGTCTTGCTGGCCAGCGTTTCGAGCCGGCCAGTTCCCATCCCCATGATCTTGTCAGCAAGCCGATGGGCATTGCCTCAGAACAATTGCTGGCTTCAACATCGGTCGAACCACTCCAGATTGCCTGGCAAATCATCCGCCGCGAACTCCAGGTGCAACACGCGCCGCTGGCTGGCGACTCGGGCCACGGACGAGGCATGAAGAAGCAGCGGCCGCATGAGTACCAGGCCACCTTGTCCAGCAATACATTGAACTTCCGAGACCCGCGCTTGCCAGCGGTGGATGGCCGCAGGGTCGAGTCTCCCCTCTCGGTGCGAGCCGGGCAGTACGCGTAGCGGGCCATTTTCCATGCGGCAGTCATCGAGATGCACTCGCACGGCCAGCATCCGCTCCAGCACCGGAACCGGGGGCTGAACGTGGTCCACGTCATGCTTCTCGGACCAAGCGGTGAAGCCGACGGCGCAGCGACGTTGGCGGACCGCGATGGTCAGATCCTGGTGCCATGCCACCTTCCAATTGGCCTCGGGCGTCTTATCGAACAAGATCGCTCGGACGGCAAAGCATCGGGGGCCAAGAACCGCTTCTGCGGCTGTCCGAACTGACGATGAGCGGGCCGCCCTGCGAACAACCGGGTGGCTCGCAAGTAGATTTCTCAGGCACGCTTGAGTGCCAATCGTCGGAAGTTCAGTGCGGAGTTCCGCGATCAATTCCGGCTCGACGGCACGATCAAGGATCTCGAAGCCAATCCGTTCCAAGGAACTCTGCATCGGGGTTGAGTCAGAGATTCCTCGATTCATGTGGCGATTTCCAAACGGCAGAAGCGGGGGCGTTGGCGCTTCGGCGGCTCGTTTTGCGTGGCCGCATTATCCCCGACCGCGGGCGTCCGGAGCAAGCGATGCAGCGGGCCGCGGCAGCCACAATCTCGCCGTCTCTGGCCGCCGCATCGGCGGGCGGGATTCTCAACTCCGACGGTTGCCACGGCCGGACGCGGGGACCAAGCGCTAATCGGATTGGTCGGCGACTCCGACGCCGATTTTCAAAGCCCGTCATTCGGCAGCTCCGACGGGTTCTTCAGAATCCAATAGCCGATCATCATTACGGCTACAAGAATTGCTCGATTAAAGGCAATGCGGAGAAGAGCACGACCCTGCAATGATTCAATCGCCGCCCAAAAGCAGTTAAAGGCGAGTATGAACCCAAAGGCCGTTGCTGTCGAATCACGGCCGACTGAGATGACACCCCACCCACCGGCCGCTATCGCCAGGCACAGCCACCGCAAGGCGTAAGGAATCGTCCGCTTCGGGAGTTGAAACGGTTTGCA
It encodes:
- a CDS encoding tetratricopeptide repeat protein, whose amino-acid sequence is MSSASLRLRMRPVCLAVDVVLTVALCGRVSLAEEPFQVEVNILTATVKAGSTAIGTVKRGDKLTAHDFNGSAYLVDLPGANPPKQGRIDKNECHRVVDDLAEVKRRIAALPAEHRQQAVDDFNRKRDRLVELEKRYNELDARHQWKESLPVARELADGAAELYGARSTTAANEFTILGNRLADLGDNAAARKYHEQALAIRCEVLGEKHADTATSLNNLGVVAYRMGDYAAARKYHEQALAIKREVLGEKHASTAMSLNNLGVVADGMGDYAAARKYHEQALAIRREMLGEKHASTAKSLDNLGNVAHDMGDYPAARTYLEQALAIRREVLGEKHADTADSLNDLGFVACDTGDYPAARKYYEEALAIYREVLGEKHASTAMSLDNLGTVARYMGDYPAARKYHEQALAIRREVLGEKHPDYALSLVDLSLCELKMHLAGEALRVSRDAAQIARDNLEQTATIQSERQQLAMARVSRLYLDVFLSAYRAANAPAEDAYDQVLAWKGAVTDRQGFLRAMRSDVKDQPETLKLYVEQQDTTRQLGAAVSFVPTDENRESHRKRVDDLSQKVEELQQKLAGASAAFAEQLRHRRRTAAELRQALPEGVALVDLMQYTDYAPSDDYPTKPGAVKPQRFMAFVVQHARPTASVDLGQAEPLSEAVDVWRARQTGRPAEGTAAGKKLDATLAAWKETQEDADPTVKLREWVWDKLPVEVRDPARTATVLISPDGALSRFPWAALPGPKPGTYLLEEQGIAVIPVARALPELLAKTTGDGPLPDPLAKREGERRGPSLLAVGNVNYGGDPGMLLASADGQRGERAVRNGSVTWPALPGTRREIVAILDSFEQRFADGRAKPLRDNQATKQAVEELAPKYRYLHFATHGFFSDPDVRPLTLGNDRPEREGLRGATRLELSGNHPGLLSGIVLTGANRPVAEDKDDGILTALEVGELDLSGVDLVTLSACETGLGATAGGEGLLGLQRAFQTAGARTTIATLWKVNDDAARSLMIEMYENMWGEKKMSKLEALRQAQLSMLREGVKRGLDFKDDQPPNRDHRLPPYYW
- a CDS encoding phytanoyl-CoA dioxygenase family protein gives rise to the protein MNRGISDSTPMQSSLERIGFEILDRAVEPELIAELRTELPTIGTQACLRNLLASHPVVRRAARSSSVRTAAEAVLGPRCFAVRAILFDKTPEANWKVAWHQDLTIAVRQRRCAVGFTAWSEKHDVDHVQPPVPVLERMLAVRVHLDDCRMENGPLRVLPGSHREGRLDPAAIHRWQARVSEVQCIAGQGGLVLMRPLLLHASSVARVASQRRVLHLEFAADDLPGNLEWFDRC